The Cervus elaphus chromosome 20, mCerEla1.1, whole genome shotgun sequence genomic interval GATGGCTCCAGAGAGCAGCAAGGAAGGCACTGATGTGTGGGATGGAGGCGGGGTGGGTCTGGAGGCAGAGCCAAGAGGAGGGGCTGCAGGACAAGGCTGGGAGCCGTGTGGAGACAGGGGGTCCCTGGTGAAGGAGCAGGGAGCTAGGACGGCCCCGGTTTAAGACAGGAAAAGCCAGGACTGGCTGGGACTGGGGCTCAGGGCAGGTTTGGCCAGAGCCCAGACGACAGAGCAAAGAGTCAGGGCAGCCTGGTCTGAGGAGTGCAGCAGGGGAGGAAGTGAAGCGCAGGGTGCTCGGGCAGTGGGAGGGCGTCCACACCAGTGCCAGGGGGTCTCCTTTCCTCCCCCAATGCCCAGCTCTGCCTCCTTTTCCAGGAGCATTTTTCTCTCCACCTGCCCGAGGTCTGCGCTCTCTCCTGGGTTTCTGGGACCtgaccttccttctctctcctctggtGAATTGGTGAATCGGTGGAGCAGTTCTCTGTGGCTCTGCGGGGTGTAATCATGTGTGATCTTGTGTTCACTGtgttcttccctttttctttttcttcaccccGCCCCACACCCACCTCTTCTTTCTCCGTCTCCTTCCTGCTCCGgcgccctcccctctcctcctgtctcctctctgctctccctggtggtggtgttggtgcaGCGGAGGTGGCAGGCAGCAAGGCGGTCCCTGCACTGCCAGAGAGTGGCCAGTCAGAGCCTGAGCCACCCGAAGTGGAAGGCGGAGCAAAGGCTACGGGTAACGACCCTCTCCCTGGAGCCAGACAGGCAGGGCTGGAGTGGGAGCCCTtgagggcagagctgggcttcTGGTGTTAGACCCTGGTCGGCAGTCGTGTGGACACGCCCCCCCCAACTGGAATCAGGGAGAGTAGGACGTGGGCCTAAAGGTGGCGGGCAGACCTGTGCCAGCCCCTCTCCGCGAGCTGCGCAGGCCCCTTCCCGAGCGGTGGAGTGAAGCGGCTGTGCTTCGTCAcaggaggcgggggaggggagcgCAATGTCGTTCTGAGCCACCTCTCCCGCACACCAGCCACAACACCCGTCAGGGTCACTGTGGAGAATGGCTTGTGAggccttccaggctcctggaCATATTCCTGTGCTGACTGTCCTGTCAGGGACCCTCGGCATCCTTCTCTAGCTATCCCTGACCCCCTCTGATGAGTTCAGGTATCGCAAAGATCACCAAGTAATTGGCTATTGGGGAGGGGGCTGTGTTGAAGTTCAGCAGAGCCTGAGATGGGGCAGAAGGAGGCACCCACCCACCTCTTTCAGAAGCATCTAAAGCCAGCTCACCCCCCTCTTCACCCTTCCTTCAGGGAATGGGGGCCGCTGTGGTTTCCCAGAAGAAACACAACcaccctgccccttctcctttaACCTCCACCACTAGCTCCTTAGTCTCCCCCCTGGTGTGGGCCCCACTGGGCAATACCAGCATCTCAAAGGTTCTCAAGGTGAAGGGTTTTGGGAGACTGGTAGGCAGCTTGGGGCCAACCTGCTCTGAGCTCATCTGCAAGATGGCTTTCCTGGGCCCATGGGTCAGCCTGGGAGACATTGGGGGAGCAGAAGACGGCTTAGGCTTCTCTGTTTGCCTCCTAATCTCTCTGTCTTGCTGGGGACAGGGAACTGCTTTTACGTCAGCATGCCAGCAGGACCCCCCGACTCGAGTACTGATCCATCAGGAGCACACGTGAGCCCTTCCCAGCCTGACGGCCTCCCTGCCTGGCAGACAGAGCCTCAGCCCCCACTTCAGGGAGGCCATGGAGATCAGAAGCGCCCCGGCCGCTCTCCCCCAAGTCTGGCCCTCAGGGACGTGGGCATGATCTTCCGCACCATCGAGCAGCTTACCCTCAAGCTCAACCGGCTCAAGGTAAGGGCTCGGGCCGCCAGAGGCACAGGCCGTCCCCCGAGACCCATCACCCACAAGAGTTGTCTCCGCAGGAGCCCTAGATCCTGGCCTGGGGCTCTGCTCTCAGCCCGCCCCACCACCCTCAAGCACAGCCTCTTCCCCAGAGGGGCTGGAGAGCAGATGTCCCTCTGCTACTCTTCCAGGACATGGAGCTGGCCCACAGAGAGCTGCTCAGGTCCCTCGGGGGTCAGTCATCTGGCGGCACCACACCTGTGGGCAGTTTCCACACAGAGGCAGCTAGATGGATAGAAagctccctctcccctccagccAAGGAGCCCCTGgcctctgactccatggacagccgCGAACTGGGGCCCTGTCCTGAGGACGGTGAGTGAGGTCCTCTGGGGTtggcgggggcaggggcagggcggaGGGCGCGTGGAGAAGGCCTTCGGCTCCTGAGGAAACATCACCACAGGGCTATGAGAAGATGGGGGAGTTCTGAGAAggggtctcatttttttttcccctcaagtacAACTTATTCACTCATTTCCTCAGCTTCAGGAGGAGGAAGCTCCCCTAAAAGTGGGAACCTTAGAACTGAACCCTCTTTTTTCTTGGATTCTGGAGATAACCAACCAGGAAGAACCTAGTCTCACATCCAAAACCCGTCCTTAATAAGTAGTTCAGAAGTAGATTGTGTGGGCTGGGGCCACGGCTGTGCTTCTGCTCAGGCAGGCAGACCCATACCTACACATGGGTTTGGGGGCCAACAAAACAGAAGTGGGATTCAGCAGACAGCCCCTTTCAGGCCCCACAAGAAACTCTGAGGTTTCTGGTGGCGGAGAACGCCTGTCACGGAAGGATGGCACTGAAGAGCTGCTCTCACAGGCTTGAGGACTGCCCAGGAGAAACATGGGGGGAGGGTCATCTTCTCAGAGGCCAGCTCCTCACCACCATCCCCACTCCCCACAGGCCCCACTGCGCTGGAAGACGGCACGGCAGACACAGCCACGTCCCCAGGACCGTAGCTGTCGGAACCACTGACTCCTCACATCCCCACTCCTCCGCTAGGGACTGGCCTGAGGCAGGGCACGGGGTGGGGAGACCCCAGACCTCCTCCCCATGGTGAGCGGTTGAGGAGAAGGCTTCAGCCGAGACCCCGGGGGAGATCCCCAGGGAGATCCGCATGTTGCTTGGTCTGCTCAGATTGGAGTCAAGTTTCAAtgtcttttcccttcccttcGGCCCACCCTGTCAAGGCCTCCTGTCTCCTAAGCATGCAGACTGCATCTGAAAGGCCCCCCTCGCCCCCACGCACTTGTGCGCGCCTGTATGTGTGGGTGCCCTCAGACAAGCCAGTGTGAGTGTAAGGAGGCAGCTCCGGTGTAAATGCactttcttcctcccctcccttctccacaggacccccaggctggggtgggtgtctcctcctcctctctttgtCACTTTGGTTTcctataaatatgtatgtattgtaTGTgtatctttgctattgtaaataacttCACCCTTTTTTGTTTCTGGTCCTGGAGCACTGGAGGCAGTTACAGAGGGGCTGCTAAGGGAACAGGAGGTTCACTTGGATCTCCTAGTTCACGGCCCAGCTCCAGGATCAGGGCCCAGAGGTGGAGGCGTCCCTGAGGCCTCCAGCTTCCAGCCTCCTTGGCCCGGTGCtgagctcctccctccctccctcccaggactTCTCATCTTCAGGGGAATTTCTTACCCCACCTGTGtccacccttccccaccctctccctgtAGAAAACCAGTGTATCAGGTACAGAGCTGAAAACTGGGCGCCAGGAGAGGGGTAGGGGGTTGAATGCTGGAGTCCCTAAACTAACCTAGGACCACCCCCAGGGGCTACCACAGCCTTGGCCCCCATTACCACATCCACTCCACCCCCCACTGACTAATAGAATATACACACTGTGCtaggtgtatatatacatatatatatataaatatatatatatataatatataaaatatagatacgGAAATGACTGTTTTGCTGTTAAAATAATGTAtactcttattttcttcctttcatggttaagttttttttttttttttttttaagaaaagttaaatattctTCAACTGTGGTGGTATATGTGTGATTCTTGGAACCACTGTAATCAAAGTTACTGTAGTTGTTCCCTCTGAGACTGGTTGGCATTGGATAGAAGGAACGGAACGCAGCCCCCAGACCCAGGCCTCGCCATATTCCCTCCCGAAGCTCCAGGGTGCACTTGCTGAACTTCAGTTGGGGAAACCAAGTGATACAGCCCCCTGCGGCTAAGACATCCAAAGACACTTATCTCAGTTTAAACACACACGCAAAGGAGCAGCGGTCCCAGAGGCACGAGCCCTCACGGGCTGCCCTCAGTGAGCCGTAGGACTTCAGGGCAACGCACAGGGGAGGGTCACCTCTGAGGCCTGGCCAGATGCCTTCGGAGTCCTCGGGCAAGCTCTGACACCCTCCGGAAGCAGCTCGTCAGACACGGCCACGCCCCCAGGACTGTAACCATTCAGACCTCCTCTCTTGGCTGTCATTGTTGGACTAAGGGACCGATTCTCTTTCCCCTCTGTTTTACGTCCTAAACCCAGCATAATGCTGAGTGCTGGCCTTGGGAGCTTACAGTCTGGTTGGGCATCAGAATGAATACATGAGCCATTCTTGATAAAGTGTAGGGATGAGTACATGGGCTGTAAGGCTCCACTGAAGCTTTAGAAGGCCTCAGGCAGGGGGAACAGGAGAGGCTGGGGTGACGGGACATCGCCAAGCACCTGGGGATTCAAAGAGCTGCTCCTGCACCCTGCTCCGTGCAGTAGCTCAGTGGCCAGCTGCCAAGAGGCCAAGCAGCAGTGCTGGCggatggaggcagggaggggactgTGGGGGCCACAGAGCCTCACAGAGAGGCACAGCGAGCAGATCTCTGTTGAGGCAACGGAAACAGGAGTGGGGGTCGAGAGGACGTGACCAAGTTAGATGTGCTCAGAGGTGAAGGGACGTTTCTCAGGCACTCCCGGAAGAGTGAATGTCAGCTCCCCAGAAGCCAGCCCTGGGCTCTGGAGGCATGATCAGGCCATCTCAGTGGGGGGTAGCACTGCAGGGTGAAGAGTCAGGGCCCCCACCTctcctgcccccggcaccagcTGGGTGGCTCTGGTTTCAGGTTGCTGACGGCAGTAGGCAGTGTCATCAAGGTTCACGTTTAGTGCTTTGTCTTTGCTACAAACATGATGAGATTCGGCACCCTCTCCAAATAAAGCAGCGTACTAGCTCAGCATGTTTTCACAAGCTGAGCCCTTGCCTCTCCTCCAAACTAGTCCAGAATGGGAAGGGGGTCTGAGAAGGTGGAATGGTGGAGCCTACACGCCGTGCTTCTGCCCCACCCATTCTTCCCCTCTGCTGTGCCTGTCGGCTACTCTCCCAAgacttttccttctgcctcttaAGTCCAGAGACACTGCAAACCCTGGCATATCACGTGTCCTCTGGTGGGGTAGGAGAGGGTGACTGTAGGCTGGGCCAGCGAGAACTAGGTCCTGAGGAGGTAGGAGAGCAATGCCCCTGGCCGGTCACAACCAGAGGAGCTGAGATCACCCCCCAGCAGAAAAAGCGATTAGGCCATTTCTGGCCATATTAACACACTTTCAACAGGCATAAAGTCCAAATATTCTGAATAGTTCTGGGACAAAGCTTTCAGACAAACTCAAGAAGTACAGCAATAGACTGTTAATGATCTGAGCTTTCCCCAGGGAGGTCCAGCCCACACATGGAAAGGAGGTACTTCCATGGCCTAGGATCTCTGGGAAAAAGCAGGGGGCAGGGGCTACGTGCAAGAAGCCACGGGCTCCTCCTCTTTGTGCTTGGATTTATTGATGGGGTCCCTTGGCAGCATCAGCTCCTGGATCATAGTGTTCGCAGGACATTGTGGGGAGAAGCAGTttttctgaaagaagaaaaggcaCGCTGATAGctaacaaaagcaatgaagatGAATCACCCGAGGAAAAATCATCTCCTAGGACAAGGTGGGTTAGGGGCTGGGGGGCacggaaaaaaaggcaaaaaggagcCTGACTGCCGATCTCACAGGATGAAGGCTGTGTTGTGATAAAAGGACAGGGAAACTAGAGGGCCTGCCTTGAAAATGGAGAGAGCGAGCAGGAGAGATTGAAGGGGACTCACCGCCAGGGACAGCCACAGCAGCCCCACGGGGCCCTTGCACGCGCTCTTAGATTTGGCGAACTGCGCCTGGTACTGCACCACGGTGAGGAAggcctccagccccacctctgTGATGCGGTTTCCTGGTGGAAGGAGTAGACGAGGTGGCCTCTGAGCGCCAGCCACCGCCTTGCCGACACCCTACTAGCCCCTTGCTCCTCCAGCTCACTCTCCCGGACTAACACCCAACCTGGTCCTTCACCCCAACTCTCCTTTTTGTCTCACTTCCCTCAGTCTTTCATCTTGCTCCTCTGCTAATTGCCTGACCCAGAGCCCAAACCCGCCCCCGCCCCAAAGCCCCATGCAAGAGGGCCTTCACATGCCACCCAACCACTGGAGAACCAGGTTCTGCTCCATGGAGCGGCATGCAGGCGACCCTGTGGCCGCCTGGGGCCCAGCTAGCCTGCTGAGGGAAGCAGGGGGCACTGGCAGACGTACGGAGAAGATTGAGGTGCAAGAGGACCTTGTTCCCAGGCATGAAAACTTTGCCATCGCGGTGCTCCACAGGCTCCAGGAGAGGGTTGACCATCTCAGTAGCTTCCCCAACCAGCTGCTAAGGCAGAATACTAATTGCAGCAGAGGAGAGGGGAGCTGGTCAAcaggccattcattcattcattcaacatacaTGTTTTGAGGGCCGGTTATAGTCCAGGCTTTGTCCCGAGTGCTGGAGATACAAAGATAAATTAAGCCCATACCCTCAAGAAGCAGCTCTGTGCGGGGAAGCCAGAGAGTTGAGGCTAATGAAGTATGGTGTTGGAGCTGACAGAGGGAAGCAGAACTGGGGGGGGCCACAGGGGAGGGACAGCTAGCCAGGCTTGGGAGCAGTCTATCCTGGAGGAGATGGCCTGGGAGCTGGTGGTGTGTGGTCCTTATCAGATGGGGGAAAGTGCCAACAGGTGCAGAGGTGTGAAATAGCATTGGCATTCAAGTTCAGTATTTCCTAACGGAGAGCAATGAGGACGAGGGACTGCAGGGAGATGATGCTGAAGGCAGGATGACAGGAAAATGCAATCATCCTGGGAAGAAACAGCAGCCTGGATCAAGGCTGAGGCAGGGACGGAAAACCAGCACTGAAAGGCAGCCCTTGCTCACTTTCTCCACCTGACTTCCCCCTTTTGTAAGATCTTATCTTGGGTCCTAGAGAAGACTCCTAAAAGGGGAGGGGCCGGTCCCTGCCTAGGGTGGGGAGGTCTTGGAACACAGGCATACCTCGGAGATGTGGGTACGGTTCCAATAAAGtggcttcccagtgcatataaaagttatgtttatattaCAGTTAAATGTGCAATGGCATGTCTTTAAAAAGCAAGGtatataccttaattttaaaatactcttgcttaaaaaaaaaaaaaggctaaccatcatctgagccttcagagaATCAGGGTAGtaatatcaaagatcactgatgacCATAACAACTgtaataataatgagaaaacttGAAATACTGAGAGAAGTATTGAAAGGTAGcccagagacacaaagtgagcaagggctattggggaaaaaaaaaaaaaggcaccaaAAGACTTGCttaatgcagggttgccacaagccttcaatttgttaaaaaaaaaaaaaaaaaaaaaatgcagtatctgaaTCGCAGTGAAGCAAAGCACAATGCCCCAATGTATGACTGTGTAAGTGCACATAGCCCTTGGGCAGCTGACTTCACTGTGGGGGGCGGGCGCTACGGAGTCAGCAGCCCAGGAAGGTTTTCAAAGCAAGGGACAAGTTGGTCCACGttgaaagagaaaagggaggctGCAAGGGCAAAGGGGAGAGGGTCTCAAGGTGCTGCGCACAGGGCGAGGGCAGCACCACGGCTAGGAGAACAGCCTGCCTCCCCGGGGAGCTGCTGGCAGGGCCAAAGAACGGGCTCTCTTCCCTCTGCAACTGCACAAGCCGTGGGTGTGGTGGAGATGAACGCATGGCATTTTGGGAAGCAGACTGAGTTGAGGCAAGGATCAAAAGTGGGGCTCCTAataggaggggagggggcactgAGCTCTGACCCCCTGCAAGCCCAGGCTGGGATAGGAAGCAGGCAGGACGGAGTGGCTGCTGCCACAGTACAGGACTGGAGGCTCCATCCCTGGAGGGGCTGGGTGCCTGGACCCCAGGGACGAGCGCCCCACCCCACTTCTCCCAGCCTACCTCAGACTCCATGAGGATGCTGCGCTTCTCTTTGCTCCCAGTCTTGGCCCCCTTTCCCTTGCTTAGTTTCTGCTCAGGGATGGTTACCTCTGGAGTGGGAAGAGGAGCCAGAATGCACAGGGCAGACCTCTGACACCACCGTTTCCCCAGAGAGAAAGGCTGGGGCAAGGAAGGGGTCTCCTCACACTGTGGGTTTGGGTGCAGTAGAAATAGAGCTGGAGGGGGATTCCTCCTCTGAGAGCGGAGCCACAGGGGTCCGGCCCAGGGAAATGGTGTGGAGCGCGGTGAGTGGGGCTGGCTGGGGTTTCCAACAGCACCCACGAGAAGACTAGCTCAGGGCAGGTTCCTCATCCTGCCcggggctcctttgtccacgccAAGCGACCTGCAGGCGGGTGCCAGCACTTACTCCCCTTGCCTGCCTTTGCGGAGTCTTCTTTCTTAGGGGTTCCTTGTGTAGGTGACTGCCCAGGCCCTGacttctcctctttcttcacCACTTCCTATGGAGGATGTAAGAAGAGAGATGAGAGTCCTACCTCCCTGGGGGATGGGAAGCAGATGTGAGAAGAGGTCGGCACTAGGACCCTGGGCCTGAGATGGACCTTCTAAGGCCTTCCAGCCTCCACCCCACTTGTTTAGCAAGGAAGCTTCCTCCCCTATTCCTCCAGCGCCCAAGACTCTGCTGCCTCCAGCACACCTACCCCCGACTTCTCCTTTTTCTTGCCCAGACCCTTGGGTGTCTTCACTGTCTGCGTCTTGTCCTTCTCCACCAATGCTAAACTGCTGACCCCCATCAGCTGATTCTTGTCACGCTCTGTTTTGGAGTCACCGTGCCGAGAGGTGGAAGGCTGTGCTCACAAATGGGAGGGGATGGAAGAGGAAGAAGCCAGTGCCCCTTCCCTAATGAGGGGTGTGGGGAAACCTTGTGCCTGGGTGGCAGTCAGGCTGGCAGCACCCCCATCCCAGCCTCCCCACCTAAATGCTACCATCATTTGTTTGGGACGCTTACGGGGCATTTTGGGAAGAAATAGCAGAGGGATCCAGGGATGagcgtgggggtgggagggtggggagggtagGAAAGGCATTTCGACTCATAGAGGGAGAAAACTGTAGCTAACATATTTTaaactaagtgccaggcacttttcCAAGTGCATTAGCTGaatcaactcatttaatcctctcaacaatcctatgaggtagacacagttatccccattttacagatgaggaaactggggcctgAGAGGTTCAGTCACACGCCCAAGGTCCCAAGCTGTTTTGTGAATGAGCCAGATTCCAAGTCCCTGCGGTCTATAAATCTAGTCCTTTCTCTTAACCAACACACACTGCCGTCAGCGGAGTGGCTCTGCGGTTGGAGATCAAACTTTTGTTAGATGTGTGCTGAGGTCGGAGAGAAAAACGGTCACAACACAGGGAGAGAAGACGGATTAGGACAGGACCAGCCGTCTGAAAGCGGCGGACCTGGGAAGCGGTTCTGCTCTCCGGCTCGGGACGCTCCTCACCGATTGCGAGCGCTCCTGCGAACCTTTCTCCAGCAGGAGGCGCCGGCGCTCCACCACCTCGATATGCGTCAGCTCGAAGGGGCGCAGGACCTGAGGCGGGGCGGCACCTCGCCATCAGCTGTCCGGGGAGCGGGGACTGGGAGCAGGGGTCTCTCCCCGGCGCCGCCCATCCCGCACACCCACCTCAGCCAGCTTCAGGGCGCCCTTGTCCTGGATGCGGTTGTGGGCCAGGGACAGCCAGAGCAGGGAGCGATTGAGCCGgaggccctgcgggggcggggaggggcagtGAGCCAGCCGGCTGGCCCCGGGCGCCGCAGCTCGCGTGGGACCCTGCCCGCTGCGCACGCACATCCGCGATGTAGCCCGCGCCCTCGTCCCCGATGTGGTTGAAGCCCAGGTTGAGCGAGACCAGGGTCCGGTTGCAGCTGTGCAGCGTGGACAGAGCCTGGCCCAGGAGCCGCGCCCCGTGGTCGTCGATGTTGTTGTTCCGCAGAGACAAGTGGGCGATCCTGGGCAACGGGAGGGAGAAGGCGGGTCACGGGAAACCTGGGATCCTGGGCGGTTCCGGTAACCTCGGAAAACTTGCGGGCATGAGGAGGGCCGTTCAGGTCTGAGGGTGGAGGAATTGAGGGTCCTTGGGGAGGTGCTAGAGGGACAAGGCAGAGTGGGAACTAAGGATGACTTGGGGTGGGGGACGAGCCCAGAGAAAGGGCGTGAGGGAAAGGAGTCTCACGTGCTGTCTGCTGCCATGAGCTTGTGGTAGGACTGCTCCGGCAGCGGGTTCCCCTCCAGAGACACCTTCCTGAGGGTGGGGGAGAGCTGAGACCCAGGAGGCACCACTGAGGCCAGGTGAGGGGAGGGGACAAAGAGGGAGGGTGGGGCTCTGGCCAGCAGCTTGGGAACatgccccaccccccaactccctgacccaggaaattATCTGTGACCCTTCTCCAGACTAGAAATCCAGAAGTGTGCCCTGTGAAGGGGTTACTCTCCAGAGTTAGTGACAGGAGCCTCTAAGATGGTACAGGAGCCTCTCAGATGACCCCAGTGATCCCCACTGCTTGGTATCCAAGCCCCGGTGTAATCCTCTCCCCTTGAGTGTGGCTGGACCTACTGACTCACTTCTAAAGAATAAGCAAAGGGCAAAGCGATGAGAGGTCACTTTCAAGTTTAGGTTACAAAAAGGCTGTGGTTTCCAACTGGGGAGCTCTCTGGTACTAGCTGCTGGGTGGTGAGAGCACCCAGATGACCTAGGGAAAGGCTCACAAGTGGAGGCACTGCAGCCAATCAGCTGCCATGTAAGTGAGCTTGGCTGCCCATGCTCCACCACCACACACCCCCCAAAATGAGGCAACCCCAGCCAACAGCCTTACTGCAACCCCACCGAGACCCTGAGCCAAAGGTGCCGGCTAACCTACACCTGGATTTAactcacagaaactgtgagataataaacgtctgttgttttaagcccctAGAATTTGCAGTAACTTGCTACACATCAACAGTTACCCAGTACATGACCCCTCCACAGGGCAGTGGCTTCTCCAACAGTATTGACAGGTTGGAGGTCTTTTTCCAAGTCACAACAAACATGGAACTAATGGCTATAAACTTCTCTGTTAAAAAATTTCtcccatgggaaaaaaaaaaaattctttcatgcTATCTGCCCAACATTTCAGCCTGGCTCATCTAGCATCTGAACctaattgcatttattttttattattttattatgttgacctgacttatttttacatattaagaTGAATtcaatagtttgtttttttttttttttttccttgctggcTAAATTGTTTCTAATTACCCTGATAGAATGACCAAAGA includes:
- the LRRC71 gene encoding leucine-rich repeat-containing protein 71 isoform X1, which translates into the protein MSGEASAPPATSPRAPRPGIQKSSGAVTKKGDRGAKEKPATVLPPVGEEEPKNPEEYQCTGILEVDFAELCTRWGYTDFPKVVTRPRPQLTFAPSASTSEKPTLDDQRLSGSCSLNSLESKYVYFRPTIQVELEPEDKSVKEIYIRGWKVEERILGIFSKCLPSLSQLQAINLWKVGLTDKTLTTFIALLPLCSSTLRKVSLEGNPLPEQSYHKLMAADSTIAHLSLRNNNIDDHGARLLGQALSTLHSCNRTLVSLNLGFNHIGDEGAGYIADGLRLNRSLLWLSLAHNRIQDKGALKLAEVLRPFELTHIEVVERRRLLLEKGSQERSQSPSTSRHGDSKTERDKNQLMGVSSLALVEKDKTQTVKTPKGLGKKKEKSGEVVKKEEKSGPGQSPTQGTPKKEDSAKAGKGKVTIPEQKLSKGKGAKTGSKEKRSILMESEHSGQSLDYNRPSKHQLVGEATEMVNPLLEPVEHRDGKVFMPGNKVLLHLNLLRNRITEVGLEAFLTVVQYQAQFAKSKSACKGPVGLLWLSLAKNCFSPQCPANTMIQELMLPRDPINKSKHKEEEPVASCT
- the LRRC71 gene encoding leucine-rich repeat-containing protein 71 isoform X2, producing MSGEASAPPATSPRAPRPGIQKSSGAVTKKGDRGAKEKPATVLPPVGEEEPKNPEEYQCTGILEVDFAELCTRWGYTDFPKVVTRPRPQLTFAPSASTSEKPTLDDQRLSGSCSLNSLESKYVYFRPTIQVELEPEDKSVKEIYIRGWKVEERILGIFSKCLPSLSQLQAINLWKVGLTDKTLTTFIALLPLCSSTLRKVSLEGNPLPEQSYHKLMAADSTIAHLSLRNNNIDDHGARLLGQALSTLHSCNRTLVSLNLGFNHIGDEGAGYIADGLRLNRSLLWLSLAHNRIQDKGALKLAEVLRPFELTHIEVVERRRLLLEKGSQERSQSPSTSRHGDSKTERDKNQLMGVSSLALVEKDKTQTVKTPKGLGKKKEKSGEVVKKEEKSGPGQSPTQGTPKKEDSAKAGKGKVTIPEQKLSKGKGAKTGSKEKRSILMESEQLVGEATEMVNPLLEPVEHRDGKVFMPGNKVLLHLNLLRNRITEVGLEAFLTVVQYQAQFAKSKSACKGPVGLLWLSLAKNCFSPQCPANTMIQELMLPRDPINKSKHKEEEPVASCT
- the LRRC71 gene encoding leucine-rich repeat-containing protein 71 isoform X3, whose product is MSGEASAPPATSPRAPRPGIQKSSGAVTKKGDRGAKEKPATVLPPVGEEEPKNPEEYQCTGILEVDFAELCTRWGYTDFPKVVTRPRPQLTFAPSASTSEKPTLDDQRLSGSCSLNSLESKYVYFRPTIQVELEPEDKSVKEIYIRGWKVEERILGIFSKCLPSLSQLQAINLWKVGLTDKTLTTFIALLPLCSSTLRKVSLEGNPLPEQSYHKLMAADSTIAHLSLRNNNIDDHGARLLGQALSTLHSCNRTLVSLNLGFNHIGDEGAGYIADGLRLNRSLLWLSLAHNRIQDKGALKLAEVLRPFELTHIEVVERRRLLLEKGSQERSQSPSTSRHGDSKTERDKNQLMGVSSLALVEKDKTQTVKTPKGLGKKKEKSGEVVKKEEKSGPGQSPTQGTPKKEDSAKAGKGKVTIPEQKLSKGKGAKTGSKEKRSILMESELVGEATEMVNPLLEPVEHRDGKVFMPGNKVLLHLNLLRNRITEVGLEAFLTVVQYQAQFAKSKSACKGPVGLLWLSLAKNCFSPQCPANTMIQELMLPRDPINKSKHKEEEPVASCT